GACGACGACTGAAGCACAGACAACCACGGTAGCTGCAACAACTGCTGAAGCTGCATCAACGGCCGAAGCTCAGACAACGACCGAAGCTGGAACAAGTGACGAAGCTGCGTCAACGACCGAAGCTGAAACGACTGATGAAGCTGCATCAGCGACCGACGCTGGAACAAGTGACGAAGCTGCTTCAACGACCGACGCTGGAACAACTGACGAAGCTGCATTAACGACCGAAGCTGGAACGGGTGACGAAGCTGCGTCAACGACCGACGCTGGAACAACTGACGAAGCTGCTTCAACGACCGAAGCTGGAACGGGTGACGAGGCTGCGTCAACGACCGAAGCTGGAACAAGTGACGAAGGTGCGTCGACAACCGAAGCTGGAACAAGTGACGAAGCTGGAACAACTGACGAAGCTGCTTCAACGACCGAAGCTGGAACGGGTGACGAAGCTGCTTCAACGACCGAAGCTGGAACAAGTGACGAAGCTGCTTCAACGACCGAAGCTGGAACAAGTGACGAAGGTGCGTCGACAACCGAAGCTGGAACAAGTGACGAAGCTGGAACAACTGACGAAGCTGCTTCAACGACCGAAGCTGGAACGGGTGACGAAGCTGCTTCAACGACCGAAGCTGGAACAAGTGACGAAGCTGCTTCAACGACCGAAGCTGGAACGGGTGACGAAGCTGCATCAACGACCGAAGCTGGAACGAGTGACGAAGCTGCGTCAACGACCGAAGCTGGAACAAGTGACGAAGCTGCGTCAACGACCGAAGCTGGAACAAGTGACGAAGCTGCTTCAACGACCGAAGCTGAAACAAGTGACGAAGCTGCTTCAACGACCGAAGCTGGAACGGGTGACGAAGCTGCTTCAGCGACCGAAGCTGGAACAAGTGACGAAGCTGCTTCAACGACCGAAGCTGGAACGGGTGACGAAGCTGCTTCAACGACCGAAGCTGGAACAAGTGACGAAGCTGCTTCAACGACCGAAGCTGGAACAAGTGACGAAGCTGCTTCAACGACCGAAGCTGGAACGGGTGACGAAGCTGCGTCAACGACCGAAGCTGGAACGGGTGACGAAGCTGCTTTAACGACCGAAGCTGGAACAAGTGACGAAGCTGCTTCAACGACCGAAGCTGGAACAAGTGACGAAGCTGCTTCAACGACCGAAGCTGGAACGGGTGACGAAGCTGCATCAACGACCGAAGCTGGAACGAGTGACGAAGCTGCGTCAACGACCGAAGCTGGAACGGGTGACGAAGCTGCTTCAACGACCGAAGCTGGAACAAGTGACGAAGCTGCTTCAACGACCGAAGCAGGAACAGGTGACGAAGCTGCGTCAACGACCGAAGCTGGAACAAGTGACGAAGCTGCATCAACGACCGAAGCTGGAACGAGTGACGAAGCTGCGTCAACGACCGAAGCTGGAACGAGTGACGAAGGTGCGTCGACAACCGAAGCTGGAACAAGTGACGAAGCTGGAACAACTGACGAAGCTGCTTCAACGACCGAAGCTGGAACGAGTGACGAAGGTGCGTCGACAACCGAAGCTGGAACAAGTGACGAAGCTGGAACAACTGACGAAGCTGCTTCAACGACCGAAGCTGGAACGGGTGACGAAGCTGCGTCAACGACCGAAGCTGGAACAAGTGACGAAAGTGCGTCGACAACTGAAGCTGGAACAAGTGACGAAGCTGGAACAACTGACGAAGCTGCTTCAACGACCGAAGCTGGAACAAGTGACGAAGCTGGAACAACTGACGAAGCTGCTTCAACGACCGAAGCTGGAACGAGTGACGAAGGTGCGTCGACAACCGAAGCTGGAACAAGTGACGAAGCTGGAACAACTGACGAAGCTGCTTCAACGACCGAAGCTGGAACGGGTGACGAAGCTGCGTCAACGACCGAAGCTGGAACAAGTGACGAAAGTGCGTCGACAACTGAAGCTGGAACAAGTGACGAAGCTGGAACAACTGACGAAGCTGCTTCAACGACCGAAGCTGGAACAAGTGACGAAGCTGGAACAACTGACGAAGCTGCATCAACGACCGAAGCTGGAACGGGTGACGAAGCTGCTTCAACGACCGAAGCTGGAACGGGTGACGAAGCTGCTTCAACGACCGAAGCTGGAACAAGTGACGAAGCTGCTTCAACGACCGAAGCTGGAACAAGTGACGAAGCTGCTTCAACGACCGAAGCTGGAACAAGTGACGAAGATGCTTCAACGACCGAAGCTGGAACAGGTGACGAAGCTGCGTCAACGACCGAAGCTGGAACAAGTGACGAAGCTGCATCAACGACCGAAGCTGGAACAAGTGACGAAGCTGGAACAACTGACGAAGCTGCATCAACGACCGAAGCTGGAACGGGTGACGAAGTCGCATCAACAACCGAAGCTGGAACAAGTGACGAAGCTGCTTCAACGACCGAAGCTGGAACAAGTGACGAAGCTGCTTCAACGACCGAAGCTGGAACGGGTGACGAAGCTGCGTCAACGACCGAAGCTGGAACAAGTGACGAAGCTGGAACAATTGACGAAGCTGGAACAACTGACGAAGCTGCGTCAACGACCGAAGCTGGAACAAGTGACGAAGCTGCGTCAACGACCGAAGCTGGAACAAGTGACGAAGCTGCGTCAACGACCGAAGCTGGAACAAGTGACGAAGCTGGAACAACTGACGAAGCTGCGTCAACGACCGAAGCTGGAACAAGTGACGAAGCTGGAACAACTGACGAAGCTGGAACAACTGACGAAGCTGCGTCAACGACCGAAGCTGGAACAAGTGACGAAGCTGCTTCAACGACCGGAGCTGGAACAACTGATGTAGCTGCGTCAACAACCGAAGATCAGACAACAACCGAAGCTCAGACAACCACCGAAGCTGCAACAACCACAGCACAGACAACGACTGAAGTTCAAACAACAACCGAAGCTCAGACAACTACTTCTGCTCGTAAGTGGACGAAATCAAATTCATCTGACAAAGGAAATCATCATAAACATATCGCTATCGCCAAAAGTGACAATAATTGATCTAATTGACATTACGTTATATTCCAAATCGACTTACTTGATCAAATGCTTTTACTGAACAATGTTTCCGTTATTGAGAACGGATTTTCCAACAGctgattattatattttacacacaTTTCAGCTACCACAACGGAAACTCCTACCACAGTCGTCACTACTCTTTCTGATGGTAAGTGTAATTCGTATACTCTAGACACCGTTGATAATAAAACGTATTTGTAATGCTCCTATCACCATATGAGATCAATATTTCTACATTGTCACTATAGTATGCACTTATCGGCTAATCTTGTAAGGAAGAGTTCTGTCCTAATTACTGCGAATGTTCTCATATTTTAGAATCTTCCGACACGTCGTCCTCCTATGATTCCGGTTGGTCGCTATGGGATGCTGTTGTATCAAGTGGTGAGTAGATGGCAATAATACTCATTACACTATTGTTCCGATATCGAAACGTACATCTGAATTCGAAATTGAATGTGGACGCATACCAAGACAAATTCATTTGCTACAttatatcgaatttttaactttaatgaaatttgtcaTCAATTTATAATACTGCTCATTGATGTTGATGATTCGTCGAAAATTCATGCCCTGCCTTTATACAAATCTTTATGTTTCAGTCAAGACCGCTGCATCGgcaactaaaaatacgttattCGGGTGGTTATAAGTTTGGATCTTCAAGTGTGACTTACACATTTTTTAGCCATAAATTGTAATATCTATTTGTAATAAGACACTGTTTTATTTGTCTGGATTGACAGAGGATTGTACATGCCACGTCGGATTCAAACTTATGTAGTGCAGTCaaagaacttttcaacctAACACATGAGATCAAAATTCTGTCAAGTTGGTAATATACAAAATCATGTAGGACGAAACAAAcacgaaaagaaaatgttttcGTACGTTAGACGATGAATCTGGGTAATATGTCAGAGTTATTGAGACATTTTATTCTCATTGAAGGAGACTCTGTACTACTTTGCAATTATTTCAGCATCAGatgtaattttgataaaacgaTACATATAATTTTTAGAGAAATATGTATGGTTTGATTCATTACGCATGTAAGGACGACAAAATTTGCGTGAATTACAGCAATACTTTAGATGCGTTCATGTAGTTCAGGTTTAATAAACTTGTGtcgtttgtgaaaaataagGAATTCCAAATACCCATTGGTACTAGCTGGGTAATAATCTTTGCCAAATCGAAAGTTGTTTCAAAAGCATTTTGTCACAATGTGCAGAAATTTAAAAGCAAGTGCTGTTCATTCCCTGACCGCTGACGTTGAACGACCTTGGGGCAAGTGGGCAACGTTTATGATGAAAGACGATTAGTAGTGATTGATGCTAATCGAGGGCCGCCAAACACAATACACCTGCAATCTATTACTACTTTTCTGTTCATAGATTCTCTTTGAACTAACTACGAGGAAATATGCCTAAACAGAATTTCCGTTTCTTCTTCACGTTCACCAGAATGATGAATGATCGTATGACGTTCGACGAACGAGTAGTTACCGCGAAACCAATTCTGACATCTCCATATTCAATTCATGTGTACGTTTGTCCACTCCAAATAACATAAATACCTAAGCATCGTGCCAAATGACATTTCTCTATTATTTTCCGTTTACATCTGTTTATATAAATAGTACGCTTTTGTGCTCCAGTCCTCTGACTCAACGAGTGCGAAGAGTGAGTAGACATTCTGTTGAGTACCGTAGGTAGATGCGAACGATGTATGTGTGATGTGCTGAAGTCGGCTACACTACTGTGTATTTACTTCTGAGACAAATCTACGACTGAGCGTccgtgtgaaaaattcaagagtCATTTGATCAGGAGTTGAAAGTACCTATATTAGATACACCCTTGTGAAGCTTTCGGACAAAGTAATATCAAAGTGACTTGTTTCTCAAGCTCGTGACGTCAGTTTCGGAAACTCGATCGAGTCTCCTTCACTTTTAAAAACTCGGACTGTCCTCCTGGTTTCTGAAGGTGCCAGTTGACGCGCAAACTCGGGAATGCCGCGCAAACTCTAGAAACAGGGGTTGCCCGCAACGCTGATGCGTTAGGGGAAGTGGGACAGTCGTTTGCCGTACCTCGATCCCTGAACCTGCGTGCCGGCCTCGTTGTCCTCGCGATTTCCACCGAAGAGGAATTTCCTTAAAGTAAGAAGTTATTGAATGTCAGTGGAGGACAAAGAGTCCGAGACATAATACTGGTTTGGTAAAACGAGGCCTGGTGAAATGAAGTGACGGTGAAAGTTCGCCGTGTTCAAACGATCGAATCATTTTCTTTCCCTGAGGTCTGCATGGTCTATTTTCGAGTCCGCAGTTAAAACCTTTTCAAAGtgattttcgtttcttttacaGCTTTTCATTTACCCGGCATCGATTGTGGTTTGTGCTTTGAGTGGATCGAGTGTAAAAGCCCTGGGATTAGTTCGCAAAGTATCGTACGGATTGAACAAGTCTCGTTCAATACTCTTAAGGTTACTTCTACCcgtgttttaaaaattatcgcgACTGTATTTAACTACACAATTCTCCATTTCTCGATTAATCGTTCGATATAAAATGCTTTGTCGCACTTCTCAGTAATAGTCGTCGTTTGATTATCGGTTCATACAAGAATTACTCAAATCCTCCCGTTACGTTTGAGGTCCGATTAAAGCTCTCTGACTTCCTCTCGGTCCAGTTCGCGGTTACCGAGGACTGCGAATCAATCAGTGGGTGATTGATGAGAAGCCTGCAGTGTCACGTGAATTCTCTGTCATCGGATCGTGTGTCCAATCAGGACGAGTCTCTTCTGCAATTCCTACTCGCTGggtgaaatttaatttgcaATACTGATCTTTTGATGGCAGGCGGTGATGCGGAAGGATTTTAAACCTGAAAAAATCCACGCGGATGATAAACCACGGTGCTTTGATAgtcgataagaaaaaaaagaaaattaaaatttagagTATATTAGAAATATCAACTACCATGTATTACCAACTATAATGTTTCTCTGAAGACAAGAGCACTGAATAACAAACTTTAGCCTGagatttacaatatttatgtaaCATCATCGGGAGCAGCTGACACGTTTGAAACGAGAATTATTAACGTGGAGAAATGACACCTGAACTaaaagtgaaaagttgaaattgagtaataattttttgtgaaacgtacGTCGCGGACGCCGAGGGAACTCGTGCTATTCGCGAAGATGGATCACTGGCAAATGTTCGCTTTCTTTTTCGTCGGAAGTTTTTTTAAAGGTGAGTTTTATACCTTTCTAATCGTTACACTCCGCCCCCCTTAGTGCCGAAATATAACCATGAGGCGTGCTTTACTCGTGATGCGTAATGATTATCCTTTTATACGATATAAAACTGCACGTTCATTTCTCAAACTGAATTACAAATGAGTGAGAGCGAAAATTCTACTAGGAGAAGCAGCGCTTAGTCTATTCTAAAAACCCACTTCGTTTGATTGTTCGGGACGTTTAAAGGGTGAGCTGTGGCGTATCGGCAGGCGGAATGTTCCCATTCTCGCATGTTGTCTAGTAACCATCGTCGGTTATATTTCTCCACCCTATCGCTCTTTTTCATTGGTCAGTAAATTCGAAATCACCTTATTAACCGCGACGCCTTTGGCTGGTTTGCATAAAGGTACGTGGGGCTTTTACAGCGCGATAATAACGGTTGTTCGAGAGATTATTATCTGCGGTTGAGTACCGGATTTGATTTACCAACGAGCTTATAAAACCCCTATTTATTTGCACTCGGGTCGAGTCGTTCGCCCCGCGTCACGTCACGTCACGATGCTTTGCCCAACGCACCCACACGCGAACACCTTATCGCCTTAAAAATTTGGCGGGGTTCAAAACTGGGGGCGAAATATGCATAGGAAGGAAACGGCCCTTTCGATATATCATTTCTTATTGGCTGACATAATGGCGACGTATTGCCTGCGAGATATATTACCAACCGAACGAGACAAGATCGATCCTCCCACCCCCAAAACTATCCCCAGTTGCCTGCCACGcgcacacaaacacacactcacacacacgAATCCGTCACAGGGAGACCCGTACCTTTCGCTCCCTCCCACGGGATCctgcaatttttcatacaaattcaCGTGCCGATCGATAAATGTCCCGGTGACACGTGTTTCATGCTTCGAGCCTGGATTCGCAGCTTGCAAAGCACTCGCACATAAATCGCGAGTTCCTTTGTAATTTGTTGTTGTTCGTTTTCTGATAACAtgttgttcttgttttttccattttttaatcaaaatatgTACGAGGGAAACCTGAAAAGGTTTGCAGAAATACAGTTTCCGATCGGACTTCTTCCCGTCTGACCTTTACCGTTGATCACTACTCGAAACCCTCAGATGACACTCGGCGTGGGTCGATTTCAGTTTGACTGAATGGGTGGTGAATACGTGGATGAATGGAAAAATAGAAGGGATATATTATCAGTTTTTCGAAAACACAAAACTCTGTTTAATTGGATTTCAAGATTTAGAATATGTCAAAGTAAATGAAAGCGAAGGTGTAAAATCACCATAATGCATGAAAACATAAGGAGTCGATTATATATACTTGACTTTCTTACATGTTAACAATCTGCAAAATACATTTCagcgattttttaaaattcgatattCTGACTCTTATGCAACCAAATCCTTTTCCATTTTTACCTCAACGCGTTACTTCAAATACTTTGGACGAGTGGTCAATTTTTACCATAATCTCGATGCTTTCAgcataaatgaaaataaggtaaatcatttcaatcagcattcaaaaacaaattccTTTTACGTATATTATTGCGAAAACCAGATCGCCTGAGTAAAAAAAGTTAactttatattaatattgttagaaaaatagTGAATCGAACGTATAAgtatgataaaattgatgaaaaagaaaaaaaagcgggggaagtaaaaaataaatttcttcaaaagaaaactttttcttctgTTCTGTCCACAAGCATATACCTACGGTGTGTAATCAATTGACTCTACCTCGCAAATAATAATCGTTGATTTCCGTGTAAGTATTCAAGTAAaaacacgaatgaaaaaagttgtaaaatttctcgTACCGTGATTCAAAGAGGAAGAAAAGGCCCTCTCAAAAGTTTACAAGAGGCTTCTCGTGCCGGTGCTTTTTCCCATCCCTTGTTCTCCGTTTCCCGGTGTTAAAGTTATGCAGCTCGTGGCGAAGGGCAGATTGCTAGAGTAGGAAGCCGAGGACGAACGGAGTGTGACGGGAAGGATTGAATGTATTTTCATGGTTAAAGTTGGCAGCAGTTATCGGCACCCTTAAAGTGGTTAAAGTGGTTGAAGTAGTCCCCCGCGATTCGCGCGAGGAGCCCGCGTAGAAGTCGCGTTACATGAAGTAGGAAATCCCCGACTCGGTCCATAAAGATTGTCTCTTAAACTTCTCCTCCACCACCGGAAGTTATATCTGCCGAACAAGATGTTCCTCGGGGAATTCCGACCGGCGAGGGTCTCTATTCGTATATGAAAACCGCCCCCGCGGCTCCGATCAGGCCccgcaataaaatatacattcCCTTAAGTTAACCGCCGCCGGCATGAAATAGGTTtataaaagacaaaaaaaaaatataaataaataaagaaaaaaaaccttccAGCGGAGTTACGATCGGCCACGTGTCACCCCTTTAACCCGGTTCCCAAATCCCACGTTCCAAATATCCATTCAATAAAAACCCACCGGCAAATAATATTCCCGATCGTAATGCCGCCGGGACACAGATTGTTcttgttctgttttttttttttcccccctatCTCGTTTTGCTTGTTTCCGCAATTTTTTCGGACCCTGCTTCGTTATactcgaaataataaaacagaTCAACATATTTAACCAAAACGTTTTCGATCCTGCTACGTCTAAAGTAAAGTCAAACGTCAAGCTGTATTCTTTTACTTctttaagaaaaatgtttgaaatactTTGCCAACTTTGACTACGTGATGAAACATCGGTTATGCGTAAGTGTAAGAGGTTTAAATTCGAAGGTATCGACTAtagacaaaaataaattgttgaaaagtAAATTCTGGTATCCATTACCGTTCATTCTTCGGATTGTACGAAATTCTAGATTCATTCTGGAATGGCGAATCTCGCCGGGAACCGTAACGACAAGTCCGATGCTCATATATACCTAGACTATATCGATCAAACTCTCCCGAGTCGATGGAAGATAACGGCTAATTGCAGACTGGTAGGTGGAGTAATAAAGAGAACGAGAGCTGAAACTGCGGGGCCGTTAAAGATTGAAGAAATGATTGAAGGGGCGATAGAGTCTCGGAATAAGGTTTATTGGGCAATTAGACTTCTCGGGGTGGTAACAAAAACCCCATAAATCAGGATCGATGTTATTAGGCACCTGCCGCTACTCAGCGCCTCGATGTTTTGCGCGCTCACCTGATACCTATGCATAGCGAATGGCGCGCGTTGTGTAGTAGAAACTAATAAACGTGACATAGAAGTAATTGGATACAGTTCAATTTGAATACCCAGCGGCGCAATAAAGGGCTGCGAATCGAGCGAACAGCCGCGTATATTCTCACTTCCAGGGTGAATGTGCGAATCGTGAGACCCGTTGGTGAATACGAAAATAGTAGAATCATCAATTACCGTGGGGCTTGCGTAATTCACACCTTTAGGGGACAATGCGTGTTATTAGGAAAATTGCGTGTAACCTGTTGTAGATTTTTATGCTCCTAGCTTGTTCCGAGGCGTCGATAAACTTCGAGATTTTCACCGGCCGTTGCGCTTATGGGGGATTTTCAAGGCGAAAACTCATTTTCACCGTCGATTCGAGCTCGGAAAATCAGAGTCTTAAACGTACCAAATAAACAGCAGCTGCTATAAAGTAAAAAGTTGGCGAAATTTCTCGATGACAGATGCGCTTCAAAATTCAATCTAACTTGTATTTTCCCCCTTTCGCTTTGTCTTCACTCTTGACAAACGATCGATGGATACCCACTTCGTCTCTGAGTTCCATGTATTTTGAAACCTTCGGTTTCCTTTATTGAACTCTTCAAGCTACTGAATTTTAATGGCCTTAAGTTTGACTGTCGAACATTGAAAGACAGTTTATATTCTCGGAATGCATTAAACATGCAGCCTGGGAAGAAGGAAGAGTGTATGAAAAACGATAAGATCACGGATTCGAAGAGTGATATGGAAGTTTATTGAGTTGAATTTTATCGAAAGAACCAGCTTCTCTTTCAGGTCAAAATAAATCAGAAACGACAAGTGCTGCTGAATAAATCTAAGTGTTTCAGCTCAAGTAATCCGGTTTTTCAACTTCTTTGtaacattattttcttcttcaatgcTTCTTCGGAATATCTTTCGACACTTTCAGACTGTATAAGCTTAATGCGTCGTTGAATTCGTTACAAAGCACCCTAGAAAGATTCTTCGGCTTATTTCAGGGTTAGGAAAGTAACCTAAGGAATTTGAATGATGTACTGACTGATAATTAACGTCGGTTAGAATCCCCGTTTCGGACACGACGAGGGGATGAGGAATGTGGCGGAGTTGATGAGCCGGTTAAATTTGTCAAAAGGGATTGAAGCACGCGTGACATAACGAGCAAAGCTTAAAAGTCGATCATCTGACGTTGCCGAGTTTCGAGCTAATTCTAGTTCAGGAATACGCGTTTATATACACgagtagaaattttcataagGCTCAGGAGAAACCATGATCAGGCTTACCTTACCATCTGATCATGGTGTGTCCAGAAATGTAATgtttactgagaaaaatttcatttgttataataactagaaaaattgagtgaaactggtatcgttaaaaaaactgttcgaacaTTGTtggtattacgaaaaacgaggtaccTACGCGTAAACATACGCGTCGTATGAAACAATCGTTCGATTGTATTATGGATTCAGGATT
This region of Neodiprion virginianus isolate iyNeoVirg1 chromosome 7, iyNeoVirg1.1, whole genome shotgun sequence genomic DNA includes:
- the LOC124308791 gene encoding uncharacterized transmembrane protein DDB_G0289901-like isoform X26 codes for the protein MKKSFCSILAVLVLFQLCGGIHTRVISDIPSPDNNEGSGFGGDGIEEIQNGFDSINSGPEIVPIEVNGGDQQYLEGLPPAPIQGNMGGIQEFNNGFDLMNFEPENVPIDVNGGDQQYSEGLPPASFQENMGDIPEFNNGFDSMNFEPENVPIDVNGGDQQYSEGLPPASFQENMGDIPEFNNGFDSMNFEPENVPIDVNGGDQQYFEGLPPAPFQGNIDYIVSQGDNENGQAAFRIQGEDADAGIPVGNDEQPIDNDANVDVQDDSPVIGFVGQNTIFDEQAPLNNAGFSDNMGDGSGEQASATNAGSGSQFGDNSGEQAPANNAGSGSQSGDNSGEQALANNAGSGSQSGDNSGEQASANNAGSGSQSGSSSGEQASSDNADSGSQFGEASVEWRINSTAAINEAATNTDVATTTEAQTTTVAATTAEAASTAEAQTTTEAGTSDEAASTTEAETTDEAASATDAGTSDEAASTTDAGTTDEAALTTEAGTGDEAASTTDAGTTDEAASTTEAGTGDEAASTTEAGTSDEGASTTEAGTSDEAGTTDEAASTTEAGTGDEAASTTEAGTSDEAASTTEAGTSDEGASTTEAGTSDEAASTTEAGTSDEAASTTEAGTSDEAASTTEAGTSDEAASTTEAGTSDEAGTTDEAASTTEAGTSDEAASTTEAGTGDEAASTTEAGTSDETGTSDEAASTTEAGTSDEAASTTEAGTGDEAASTTEAGTTDEAASTTEAGTSDEAASTTEAGTSDEAASTTEAGTSDEAGTTDEAASTTEAGTSDEAGTTDEAGTTDEAASTTEAGTSDEAASTTGAGTTDVAASTTEDQTTTEAQTTTEAATTTAQTTTEVQTTTEAQTTTSAPTTTETPTTVVTTLSDESSDTSSSYDSGWSLWDAVVSSVKTAASATKNTLFGWL
- the LOC124308791 gene encoding streptococcal hemagglutinin-like isoform X14, with translation MKKSFCSILAVLVLFQLCGGIHTRVISDIPSPDNNEGSGFGGDGIEEIQNGFDSINSGPEIVPIEVNGGDQQYLEGLPPAPIQGNMGGIQEFNNGFDLMNFEPENVPIDVNGGDQQYSEGLPPASFQENMGDIPEFNNGFDSMNFEPENVPIDVNGGDQQYSEGLPPASFQENMGDIPEFNNGFDSMNFEPENVPIDVNGGDQQYFEGLPPAPFQGNIDYIVSQGDNENGQAAFRIQGEDADAGIPVGNDEQPIDNDANVDVQDDSPVIGFVGQNTIFDEQAPLNNAGFSDNMGDGSGEQASATNAGSGSQFGDNSGEQAPANNAGSGSQSGDNSGEQALANNAGSGSQSGDNSGEQASANNAGSGSQSGSSSGEQASSDNADSGSQFGEASVEWRINSTAAINEAATNTDVATTTEAQTTTVAATTAEAASTAEAQTTTEAGTSDEAASTTEAETTDEAASATDAGTSDEAASTTDAGTTDEAALTTEAGTGDEAASTTDAGTTDEAASTTEAGTGDEAASTTEAGTSDEGASTTEAGTSDEAGTTDEAASTTEAGTGDEAASTTEAGTSDEAASTTEAGTSDEGASTTEAGTSDEAASTTEAGTSDEAASTTEAGTSDEAASTTEAGTSDEGASTTEAGTSDEAGTTDEAASTTEAGTSDEGASTTEAGTSDEAGTTDEAASTTEAGTGDEAASTTEAGTSDETASTTEAGTSDEAGTTDEAASTTEAGTSDEAASTTEAGTGDEAASTTEAGTSDETGTSDEAASTTEAGTSDEAASTTEAGTGDEAASTTEAGTTDEAASTTEAGTSDEAASTTEAGTSDEAASTTEAGTSDEAGTTDEAASTTEAGTSDEAGTTDEAGTTDEAASTTEAGTSDEAASTTGAGTTDVAASTTEDQTTTEAQTTTEAATTTAQTTTEVQTTTEAQTTTSAPTTTETPTTVVTTLSDESSDTSSSYDSGWSLWDAVVSSVKTAASATKNTLFGWL
- the LOC124308791 gene encoding uncharacterized transmembrane protein DDB_G0289901-like isoform X3, with product MKKSFCSILAVLVLFQLCGGIHTRVISDIPSPDNNEGSGFGGDGIEEIQNGFDSINSGPEIVPIEVNGGDQQYLEGLPPAPIQGNMGGIQEFNNGFDLMNFEPENVPIDVNGGDQQYSEGLPPASFQENMGDIPEFNNGFDSMNFEPENVPIDVNGGDQQYSEGLPPASFQENMGDIPEFNNGFDSMNFEPENVPIDVNGGDQQYFEGLPPAPFQGNIDYIVSQGDNENGQAAFRIQGEDADAGIPVGNDEQPIDNDANVDVQDDSPVIGFVGQNTIFDEQAPLNNAGFSDNMGDGSGEQASATNAGSGSQFGDNSGEQAPANNAGSGSQSGDNSGEQALANNAGSGSQSGDNSGEQASANNAGSGSQSGSSSGEQASSDNADSGSQFGEASVEWRINSTAAINEAATNTDVATTTEAQTTTVAATTAEAASTAEAQTTTEAGTSDEAASTTEAETTDEAASATDAGTSDEAASTTDAGTTDEAALTTEAGTGDEAASTTDAGTTDEAASTTEAGTGDEAASTTEAGTSDEGASTTEAGTSDEAGTTDEAASTTEAGTGDEAASTTEAGTSDEAASTTEAGTSDEGASTTEAGTSDEAASTTEAGTSDEAASTTEAGTSDEAASTTEAGTSDEGASTTEAGTSDEAGTTDEAASTTEAGTSDEGASTTEAGTSDEAGTTDEAASTTEAGTGDEAASTTEAGTTDEAASTTEAGTSDEAGTTDEAASTTEAGTSDEGASTTEAGTSDEAGTTDEAASTTEAGTGDEAASTTEAGTSDETGTSDEAASTTEAGTSDEAASTTEAGTGDEAASTTEAGTTDEAASTTEAGTSDEAASTTEAGTSDEAASTTEAGTSDEAGTTDEAASTTEAGTSDEAGTTDEAGTTDEAASTTEAGTSDEAASTTGAGTTDVAASTTEDQTTTEAQTTTEAATTTAQTTTEVQTTTEAQTTTSAPTTTETPTTVVTTLSDESSDTSSSYDSGWSLWDAVVSSVKTAASATKNTLFGWL
- the LOC124308791 gene encoding uncharacterized transmembrane protein DDB_G0289901-like isoform X7 — protein: MKKSFCSILAVLVLFQLCGGIHTRVISDIPSPDNNEGSGFGGDGIEEIQNGFDSINSGPEIVPIEVNGGDQQYLEGLPPAPIQGNMGGIQEFNNGFDLMNFEPENVPIDVNGGDQQYSEGLPPASFQENMGDIPEFNNGFDSMNFEPENVPIDVNGGDQQYSEGLPPASFQENMGDIPEFNNGFDSMNFEPENVPIDVNGGDQQYFEGLPPAPFQGNIDYIVSQGDNENGQAAFRIQGEDADAGIPVGNDEQPIDNDANVDVQDDSPVIGFVGQNTIFDEQAPLNNAGFSDNMGDGSGEQASATNAGSGSQFGDNSGEQAPANNAGSGSQSGDNSGEQALANNAGSGSQSGDNSGEQASANNAGSGSQSGSSSGEQASSDNADSGSQFGEASVEWRINSTAAINEAATNTDVATTTEAQTTTVAATTAEAASTAEAQTTTEAGTSDEAASTTEAETTDEAASATDAGTSDEAASTTDAGTTDEAALTTEAGTGDEAASTTDAGTTDEAASTTEAGTGDEAASTTEAGTSDEGASTTEAGTSDEAGTTDEAASTTEAGTGDEAASTTEAGTSDEAASTTEAGTSDEGASTTEAGTSDEAASTTEAGTSDEAASTTEAGTSDEAASTTEAGTSDEGASTTEAGTSDEAGTTDEAASTTEAGTSDEAASTTEAGTGDEAASTTEAGTSDETGTTDEAASTTEAGTSDEAGTTDEAASTTEAGTSDEGASTTEAGTSDEAGTTDEAASTTEAGTGDEAASTTEAGTSDETGTSDEAASTTEAGTSDEAASTTEAGTGDEAASTTEAGTTDEAASTTEAGTSDEAASTTEAGTSDEAASTTEAGTSDEAGTTDEAASTTEAGTSDEAGTTDEAGTTDEAASTTEAGTSDEAASTTGAGTTDVAASTTEDQTTTEAQTTTEAATTTAQTTTEVQTTTEAQTTTSAPTTTETPTTVVTTLSDESSDTSSSYDSGWSLWDAVVSSVKTAASATKNTLFGWL